The Rattus rattus isolate New Zealand chromosome 1, Rrattus_CSIRO_v1, whole genome shotgun sequence genome includes a region encoding these proteins:
- the LOC116890119 gene encoding cadherin EGF LAG seven-pass G-type receptor 1-like: MAPSSPRVLSALVLLAAAALPALGLGAAAWELRVPGGARAFALGPGWIYRLDTTRTPRELLDVSREGPAADQLLGLGVGTRGCARLAGRLLPLQVRLVARGAPTAPSLVLRARAYGALCGVRVLSRSARGTELRSRAVRSVPGLGDALCFPASGGGAASLTSVLEAITNFPACSCPPVAGTRCRRGPICLRPGGSAGLRLVCALGRAAGAVWVELVVEATSGTPSESPSVSPSSLNQSQPRAGVVRRSRRGAGSSTSPQFPLPSYQVSVPENEPAGTAVIELRAHDPDEGEAGRLSYQMEALFDERSNGYFLIDATTGAVTTARALDRETKDTHVLKVSAVDHGSPRRSAATYLTVTVSDTNDHSPVFEQSEYRERIRENLEVGYEVLTIRATDGDAPSNANMRYRLLEGAGGVFEIDARSGVVRTRAVVDREEAAEYQLLVEANDQGRNPGPLSASATVHIVVEDENDNYPQFSEKRYVVQVPEDVAVNTPVLRVQATDRDQGQNAAIHYSIVSGNLKGQFYLHSLSGSLDVINPLDFEAIREYTLRIKAQDGGRPPLINSSGLVSVQVLDVNDNAPIFVSSPFQAAVLENVPLGHSVLHIQAVDADAGENARLQYRLNPVSAPDFPFQIHNSSGWITVCAELDRELLEHYSFGVEAVDHGSPPMSSSASVSITVLDVNDNDPVFTQPVYELRLNEDAAVGSSVLTLRARDRDANSVITYQLTGGNTRNRFALSSQSGGGLITLALPLDYKQERQYVLAVTASDGTRSHTAQVFINVTDANTHRPVFQSSHYTVSVSEDRPVGTSIATISATDEDTGENARITYVLEDPVPQFRIDPDTGTIYTMTELDYEDQAAYTLAITAQDNGIPQKSDTTSLEILILDANDNAPRFLRDFYQGSVFEDAPPSTSVLQVSATDRDSGPNGRLLYTFQGGDDGDGDFYIEPTSGVIRTQRRLDRENVAVYNLWALAVDRGNPNPLSASVEVQVTVLDINDNPPVFEKDELELFVEENSPVGSVVARIRANDPDEGPNAQIMYQIVEGNVPEVFQLDLLSGDLRALVELDFEVRRDYMLVVQATSAPLVSRATVHIRLLDQNDNPPELPDFQILFNNYVTNKSNSFPSGVIGRIPAHDPDLSDSLNYTFLQGNELSLLLLDPATGELQLSRDLDNNRPLEALMEVSVSGMAQVLGDAVFCPDAQWGCLSFSDLHFFGWHSRRQVLEVHSKAARAFLRVIRVGGERRAPGIVSFLFPNPC, from the exons ATGGCGCCGTCATCGCCGCGCGTGCTGTCCGCGCTGGTGTTGCTGGCCGCCGCCGCCCTGCCAGCTCTGGGGCTGGGAGCAGCCGCCTGGGAGCTGCGGGTGCCCGGCGGGGCCCGTGCCTTCGCCCTCGGACCGGGCTGGATCTACAGGTTGGACACCACGCGCACGCCTCGGGAGCTGCTGGACGTGAGCCGTGAGGGGCCAGCAGCCGATCAGCTGCTTGGGCTAGGCGTGGGGACTCGGGGTTGTGCACGGTTGGCCGGGAGGCTGCTGCCGCTGCAGGTCCGGCTGGTCGCCCGCGGCGCCCCGACCGCCCCGAGCCTGGTACTGAGGGCACGCGCCTATGGTGCCCTCTGTGGGGTCCGGGTGCTCAGCCGCTCGGCCCGCGGTACGGAGCTGCGCTCTCGGGCCGTCCGCTCCGTGCCTGGGCTCGGAGATGCGCTCTGTTTCCCGGCTTCTGGCGGCGGCGCAGCCTCACTGACTTCGGTGCTTGAGGCCATCACCAACTTCCCCGCCTGCAGCTGCCCGCCGGTCGCTGGGACCCGCTGTAGGCGCGGACCCATTTGCCTGCGGCCAGGAGGTTCAGCTGGGCTGCGCCTGGTGTGCGCCCTGGGACGCGCGGCAGGCGCCGTTTGGGTAGAGCTGGTAGTAGAGGCGACCTCCGGTACGCCCTCAGAGTCGCCCTCGGTGTCGCCATCGTCGCTTAACCAGTCTCAACCTCGGGCGGGGGTGGTGCGACGATCTAGGCGGGGCGCGGGCAGCAGCACGAGCCCGCAGTTCCCGCTGCCCAGCTACCAGGTGTCAGTGCCTGAGAATGAGCCTGCGGGCACTGCGGTCATCGAACTGCGCGCGCACGACCCAGACGAAGGCGAAGCAGGACGCCTTAGTTACCAGATGGAGGCGCTGTTCGATGAGCGCTCTAATGGCTACTTCCTCATCGATGCCACCACGGGTGCAGTGACCACGGCCCGTGCCCTGGACCGCGAGACCAAGGACACTCATGTACTCAAAGTTAGTGCTGTGGACCACGGCTCCCCGAGGCGCTCAGCTGCCACTTACCTCACCGTAACTGTCAGTGACACTAACGACCACAGCCCGGTCTTTGAGCAGTCTGAGTATCGAGAGCGAATTCGAGAGAACCTCGAGGTGGGCTATGAGGTTCTGACCATCCGTGCCACCGACGGGGATGCACCTTCCAACGCCAACATGCGCTATCGTCTGCTGGAGGGCGCAGGTGGTGTCTTTGAGATAGACGCACGATCGGGGGTCGTGCGCACAAGGGCTGTGGTGGACCGTGAGGAGGCGGCTGAGTACCAGCTGCTGGTGGAGGCCAATGACCAGGGTCGCAATCCAGGCCCACTCAGTGCCTCAGCCACCGTCCACATAGTGGTAGAAGACGAGAATGACAACTACCCCCAGTTCAGTGAGAAGCGCTATGTGGTTCAAGTCCCAGAAGATGTAGCTGTCAACACTCCTGTGCTTCGAGTCCAGGCCACTGACCGGGACCAGGGACAGAATGCAGCCATACACTACAGCATCGTCAGCGGCAACCTGAAGGGTCAGTTCTACCTGCATTCACTTAGTGGGAGCCTGGATGTTATCAACCCGCTGGACTTCGAGGCCATCCGGGAGTACACCCTGCGCATCAAGGCACAGGACGGGGGGCGACCTCCTCTCATTAATTCCTCAGGGCTGGTCTCGGTGCAGGTGTTAGATGTGAACGACAATGCACCCATCTTTGTGAGTAGTCCCTTCCAGGCTGCCGTGCTGGAGAATGTGCCCCTCGGGCACTCGGTGCTGCACATCCAGGCAGTGGATGCGGACGCAGGGGAGAACGCCAGGCTGCAGTATCGTCTA AACCccgtctctgctccagacttccCCTTCCAGATCCACAACAGCTCCGGTTGGATCACTGTGTGTGCAGAGCTGGACCGAGAGTTACTAGAACACTACAGCTTTGGAGTAGAAGCGGTGGACCACGGCTCGCCGCCCATGAGCTCCTCGGCCAGCGTGTCTATCACGGTGCTGGATGTAAACGATAACGACCCCGTGTTCACGCAGCCCGTGTACGAGCTGCGTCTGAACGAGGATGCAGCTGTGGGGAGCAGCGTGCTGACCCTCCGGGCCCGAGACCGAGATGCCAACAGTGTGATCACCTACCAGCTGACGGGCGGAAACACCCGCAACCGCTTTGCCCTCAGCAGCCAGAGCGGCGGTGGCCTCATCACCTTGGCCCTGCCCCTGGACTACAAGCAGGAACGGCAGTATGTGCTGGCCGTGACTGCGTCCGACGGCACGCGTTCACACACAGCGCAGGTCTTCATCAATGTCACCGATGCCAATACCCACAGGCCTGTCTTCCAGAGCTCCCACTACACGGTCAGTGTTAGCGAAGACCGGCCCGTGGGCACCTCCATTGCCACCATCAGTGCCACAGATGAGGATACGGGTGAGAACGCCCGCATCACCTATGTGCTAGAGGACCCAGTACCACAGTTCCGCATTGACCCGGACACTGGCACCATCTATACCATGACGGAACTTGACTATGAGGACCAGGCTGCCTACACGCTGGCCATCACGGCTCAGGACAATGGCATTCCTCAGAAGTCAGACACAACCTCTCTGGAGATTCTTATCCTCGACGCCAACGACAATGCGCCCAGGTTCCTGCGAGACTTCTACCAGGGTTCTGTTTTCGAGGATGCCCCCCCATCTACCAGCGTCCTCCAGGTGTCTGCTACAGACCGGGACTCGGGCCCTAATGGCCGCCTCCTGTATACTTTTCAGGGTGGGGACGACGGAGATGGAGATTTCTACATTGAGCCCACATCTGGTGTGATCCGTACCCAGCGCCGGCTGGACAGGGAGAATGTGGCCGTGTATAACCTTTGGGCTCTGGCTGTAGATCGGGGCAACCCAAATCCCCTTAGTGCGTCAGTGGAGGTTCAGGTGACTGTCTTGGACATTAACGACAACCCCCCAGTGTTTGAGAAGGACGAGCTGGAGCTGTTTGTGGAGGAGAACAGCCCTGTGGGTTCAGTGGTGGCAAGAATAAGAGCGAATGACCCGGATGAGGGTCCAAACGCCCAGATCATGTATCAGATCGTGGAGGGCAATGTGCCCGAGGTCTTCCAGCTGGATCTACTGAGTGGGGACCTCCGTGCCCTGGTCGAGCTGGATTTTGAGGTCCGGAGGGACTATATGTTGGTGGTGCAGGCCACATCCGCTCCTCTGGTAAGCCGGGCCACCGTGCACATCCGTCTACTGGACCAGAATGACAACCCGCCGGAGCTGCCCGACTTCCAGATCCTCTTCAACAACTATGTCACCAATAAATCCAATAGCTTCCCTAGTGGTGTGATCGGCCGCATCCCAGCCCATGACCCTGACCTATCCGACAGCCTCAATTACACCTTTCTGCAAGGCAATGAGTTgagcctgctgctgctggatCCCGCCACAGGAGAGCTGCAGCTCAGTCGGGACCTGGACAACAACCGGCCACTGGAGGCGCTCATGGAGGTGTCTGTGTCAG GTATGGCCCAGGTACTGGGTGATGCCGTCTTCTGCCCAGATGCCCAGTGGGGCTGCCTCTCCTTCTCCGATCTGCACTTCTTTGG